The genome window GGTTTTCGGTACGCGTATACATGCCGGGACGCTGCTTGACCGGTTCAAGGCCTTTGAGAACACGGATGGATGATTCGCTATAGTCTGCAGAGGATTTTTTAGTGGCCATTCAATCGAATACTGGTAAGGGGTGCTGAAAAGGATGCTGAAATAAGGTCTAAAAGTGTTAATTGCAAAACAGCATGAAACATCGGAAGTGTCTGCATTCTAATGAAAAAAGGCAATCTCCACCTTTTATCCTATCCATCATGCCGGGCGAAACCGCCAAATTGTTAAATATAGTTAGATCCACCACGCATTTCTGGCACTTTTTTGTTAAAAGCGTTCAAATGTATCTGGTTTGACAAATTGCCGACAAGTATTTGTGGTTGTCGGCCTGCCGCCTGCCCATCCAGATGGCGCTGCAGCGGATTTTATCAATGCATAAATGTTGCATGGTAGTGGATTACCCCGGTCTGCGCCTAGCCTGCGCTCCCTCAACAACTAGTCGATGTCAGCTAACAGTATTCCTTTTGCGGTACGCCTGATTGGCTTCAAGCCTCAGGAAATCGAAATTTTCGATGCCACATTTGCCCTGGACCAAGGCAAGGGATATGGCTATGTCCGCCTGTCGGAAGACAATTTGCAAGACCCCGATTTATACATCGCCAATGCCGAAGAATTGAAGGCATTGGTGGCTTTATCCGATTTGCGCCCCAGTGATGTGCGGCCGGCCTTGCTGGTGGGTACATCCAGCGTCGCCTTGCCGTATCCGAGCGTGGAACGCCCGATCCGCTGGCATCGCCTGTTCGATGCACTGGATAAGCTGATAGAGAAACGGGCCGACGCCTTGTCGCGCCTGGAAGCTTCGGATGTGGTCGCCGTGCCCGAACGCCGGCGGCGCGATCGCGTCGATATCGACCTGACCGACCCGGCTGAATACCAGCGCATGCGTACCGAGTTGCCGCATGGCGGCGCGGTCCTGGTGATAGACAAGACACCGGCCTTCCGCGATTACATTGCCGAATTATTGTTGCGCAACAAGACCGAAGTCCTGTGGGCCAGCAGCGAAGCCGAAGCCGAGGGTGCGTGCGCGCGCCAGCGCGTGGCGGTGGTTGTGGTGAATACCTCGATGGCGGAAATCAATCCGTATCGCCTGTGCCAGACGGTGAAGGCGATACGCCCATCCGACCGTACCTCGGTTATTTTCCTGGTGAGCAAGAGCAGTGGTTACGATGCCGAGCTGGCACGCCAGGCCGGTTCAGACGGCTTCCTGACCAAGCCGGTGGCGGCCCATCATTTCATTAGCGCGCTCAAGAAATTCATGCATCTGCCGCGCTAGCGCAGCTTATTTACTGAGCGTGCGCATCCCACGTTCCAGCCCTTCCAGTGTCAGCGGATACATGCGGTTATCCATTTGTCGACGGATGATGGCAATCGACTGGCGATATTCCCAGATGTGTTCCGGTTCCGGATTGAGCCAGATGTAGTTGGGGAAGGTTTTGGTAAAGCGCTGAAGCCATTCGGCCCCGGCTTCTTCATTGTGATAATCGACTGCGCCGCCCACCTGCAATATTTCATACGGGCTCATGGTCGCATCACCGACAAAAATCACCTTGGTATCCGGCGTGTATTTGCGCAGTACATCCCAGGTCGAAAAACGTTCGGTACGCTTGCGCTGGTTATTGCGCCACAGCTGATCGTAGACGCAGTTATGGAAGTAATAAAACTCCATATTCTTGAACTCCGCCTTGGCCGCGGAAAACAATTCTTCGGTGCGCTGTATGTGTTCATCCATGGTGCCGCCGACATCCAGCAGCATCAATACCTTGATATTGTTTTTGCGTTCCGGCTGCATCTTGATATCGAGATAGCCGGCATTGTTCGCGGTCGCACGTACCGTATCGTCGAGTGAGAATTCATCGGCCGCACCATGACGCGCAAACTTGCGCAGGCGGCGCAAGGCGACCTTGACGTTGCGCGTGCCGATTTCCCTGTCCGCATCGTAATCGCGGTAAGTGCGTTGTTCCCATACTTTGACGGCAGTGCGGTTGCGGCTTTCACCGCCTATGCGTATGCCTTCCGGATTGGTGCCGCTATTGCCGAAAGGCGAAGTGCCGCCGGTGCCTATCCACTTGCTGCCGCCTTCGTGTCTTTCCTTCTGTTCTTTCAGCAATTGCTGCAGGCGTTCGGCCAGTTTGTCGTAGCCGTATTTTTGCAATAGCGCCTGTTCTTCCGGTGACAGCTTGCGCGCGGCATTCTTGAGCAACCAGTCGAGCGGGATGTTGGCGTTTTCTTCAAAGGCGGTGCTGATGCCTTTGAAGTAGAGGCTGAAGGCGCGGTCGAATTTATCGAAGTTGGCTTCATCCTTGACCAGCGTCAGGCGTGCCAGATAGTAAAAGTCATCGAAGGAGAGGCTGATGACTTCTTTTTCCAATGCTTCGAGCAGCACCAAAAATTCCTTGATGGAAACAGGAATTTTGGCGTCTTTCAGCATGAAGAAAAAATCGATCAGCACAATTTATCCTCAGCGATTGGTACGCGACATGAAGACCAGGCGTTCGAACAGATTGATGTCCTGTTCGTTTTTCAGCAATGCACCGTGCAATGGCGGCACGATGGTTTTATCGTCCTGGCTGCGCAGCGCTTCCGGTGGGATGTCTTCCGCCAGCAAGAGTTTCAGCCAATCCAGCAATTCCGAGGTGGAAGGTTTCTTCTTTAAACCGCTGACTTCGCGTATCTGGTAAAACACTTCGAGTGCCTTGGCCAGCAATTCGCGCTTCAGGTTCGGGAAGTGCACGGCGACAATTTGCTCCATCGTGTCGCGGTCGGGAAACTTGATGTAATGGAAGAAGCAGCGGCGCAGGAAGGCGTCCGGCAGTTCCTTTTCGTTATTCGATGTAATAATGACGAGCGGGCGATGTTTGGCTTTGACCATTTCGCGCGTTTCGTACACATAGAATTCCATGCGATCGAGTTCGCGCAGCAAATCGTTGGGAAACTCGATATCCGCCTTGTCGATTTCATCAATCAGCAAAACAACTTGTTGGTCGGCGGCAAATGCCTGCCACAATACGCCCTTGACGATATAGTTGCCGATGGTCTTGACGCGCTCGTCGCCGAGCTGCGAATCGCGCAGGCGCGACACGGCATCGTATTCGTACAGGCCTTGCTGGGCTTTCGTGGTGGATTTGATATGCCATTGCAGCAGCGGCATGCCGAGCGCGGCGGCCACTTCTTCGGCCAGCATGGTTTTGCCGGTGCCCGGTTCACCCTTGATCAGTAGCGGACGTTGCAAGGTGAGGGCGGCGTTGACGGCCAGCTTCAGGTCGCCGGTGGTGACATAGCTCTGGGAACCTTCGAAGCGTGTTTCTTGTCGCATGGCGGTGTCATTAAAATGAAAAGAAATCGGAGTATAAGCGAGAAAAGGTTTGTGAATGCAGAGCGGCTATAGCAGCTGATACGCTTCAGAATAGCCTCTCCTTACAATAAATATAATGAAAATCTCTTTCCTCAGAATCTTCGCAGTGTGGCGCAGATTCCGCCGCGGTGCATTGCGGCACCACGCCGATAATGCGCGTTACCTGCAACAAATCGAACCGCTGGCGCGCCGCGCCGATCCGAACGCTACATGGCATGCGCGCGCCAATTGGATGATAGACCTGGCCGACTGGATCCGTCGCGAGCCCAAGGTGTCGCTGCTGGATGAAGACGAGTGGAGCCGCATCAAGACCTTGCGCATCCGCTATATGCTGGATTGGCTGGATGAAAATCGTGAGGTGCGGCAAACGGTGCAGGCCACTTTGCGCAAAACCTTGCGTGAAGCCACCGGTCCGGAATTGTTTTCGGCGACCGGCTTGCCGCGTGAATCGGCTTTCTTTTCCGAACTGTCGGAACGGGTAGTCAAGCATGTGTTGCCACCGCCCTTGGGACAGCACGATTTGTCGACGCTGTTTACTGCCATGTTCCCGGATGAGTCGGATGCCGAGTGGCTGCTGGAGCTCGATCCAAAAACCTTGTCCCGGCTGTGGAAGCTGGGCGCCGATGACGGCATCGCCCACGGTTACCGCAAGCAGATAGATGAAGCGATGCTTTACCTGGTGACGATGGTGATTGCGATCGGTATCAGCCCTGCATTCCGCCAACGCCTGGAACCACGCATGCCCTTGCTGGCGACGCCTTTCATGGCCTTGCGTCGCGAACTGGAAAACTACCTGATGACCAGCGAGCGTGATGAAGGCGCCTTGCGCAGCGTGCGCATGCTGATCGCGGTGTGCCAGGCGCAGACCGACAAGATTTATGCGCATCTGGATGAATACGGTGTGTCGGTTGGCCTGGTCTATAACGTCGAACGGATGCGAGCTCAGTTGACGCGTGTTGCGCGCCTGCTGGACTTGCGCAATACCTCGCATGTGGAAGAGGGCTCGGGCCAGGTGCAGGCGGTGCTGGTCGACCTCATCATTGCGCATCATCGTCGTTCATCGGTGCGTGAATTGGTCAATCGCAGTTTTTCGCTGCTGGCGCGCAAGATGGTCGAGCGTAATGCCAACCACGGCGAGCATTACATTGCCAGTGATCGCAGCGAATACCGCGCGATGCTGAAAGCCGCTTTGCTCGGCGGTTTCATTACCGCATTCACCGCATTGGCGAAAGTCGGCATTACCGGCCTGGGCCTCGCCCACTTTTTCGAAGGTGCTTTCCTCTCCGTCAATTACGCGGTGAGCTTTTTGATCATCACCGCGATCGGCGGTGTACTGGCGACCAAGCAACCGGCAGTAACGGCACCGGCGCTGGCAGCGCAGATGGGCGAGCTGGAAACGGTCGAAGGTCTGCGCGAGTTGCTGGCAAAGATCGCGGCCTTGCTGCGTTCGCAGGCCGCCGCGGTATTCGGTAACTTGCTGGCGGTGGCGCCGGTCATCGTGGCGCTGTCCTTTGCCTTCCTGTTTATCACCGGTAAGCCGGTCATGAATGCGGACAAGGCGCATGCCGCGATAGCCTCGCTTTCCTTCGTCGGCGTCACGCCCTTGTTCGCCGCCTTTACCGGCATCCTGCTTTGGCTTGCCAGCCTGATTTCCGGCTTCGCCGATAACTGGTTTGCCCTGCGCCGCCTGAAGGAATCGATCGCGCATCACCGCCGCATGGTGCATGCGCTGGGTGCCGCACGGGCACAGCGCTGGGCCGACTGGCTGGA of Janthinobacterium sp. Marseille contains these proteins:
- a CDS encoding VWA domain-containing protein, with the translated sequence MLIDFFFMLKDAKIPVSIKEFLVLLEALEKEVISLSFDDFYYLARLTLVKDEANFDKFDRAFSLYFKGISTAFEENANIPLDWLLKNAARKLSPEEQALLQKYGYDKLAERLQQLLKEQKERHEGGSKWIGTGGTSPFGNSGTNPEGIRIGGESRNRTAVKVWEQRTYRDYDADREIGTRNVKVALRRLRKFARHGAADEFSLDDTVRATANNAGYLDIKMQPERKNNIKVLMLLDVGGTMDEHIQRTEELFSAAKAEFKNMEFYYFHNCVYDQLWRNNQRKRTERFSTWDVLRKYTPDTKVIFVGDATMSPYEILQVGGAVDYHNEEAGAEWLQRFTKTFPNYIWLNPEPEHIWEYRQSIAIIRRQMDNRMYPLTLEGLERGMRTLSK
- a CDS encoding MoxR family ATPase, whose product is MRQETRFEGSQSYVTTGDLKLAVNAALTLQRPLLIKGEPGTGKTMLAEEVAAALGMPLLQWHIKSTTKAQQGLYEYDAVSRLRDSQLGDERVKTIGNYIVKGVLWQAFAADQQVVLLIDEIDKADIEFPNDLLRELDRMEFYVYETREMVKAKHRPLVIITSNNEKELPDAFLRRCFFHYIKFPDRDTMEQIVAVHFPNLKRELLAKALEVFYQIREVSGLKKKPSTSELLDWLKLLLAEDIPPEALRSQDDKTIVPPLHGALLKNEQDINLFERLVFMSRTNR
- a CDS encoding response regulator; protein product: MSANSIPFAVRLIGFKPQEIEIFDATFALDQGKGYGYVRLSEDNLQDPDLYIANAEELKALVALSDLRPSDVRPALLVGTSSVALPYPSVERPIRWHRLFDALDKLIEKRADALSRLEASDVVAVPERRRRDRVDIDLTDPAEYQRMRTELPHGGAVLVIDKTPAFRDYIAELLLRNKTEVLWASSEAEAEGACARQRVAVVVVNTSMAEINPYRLCQTVKAIRPSDRTSVIFLVSKSSGYDAELARQAGSDGFLTKPVAAHHFISALKKFMHLPR
- a CDS encoding site-specific recombinase, with translation MWRRFRRGALRHHADNARYLQQIEPLARRADPNATWHARANWMIDLADWIRREPKVSLLDEDEWSRIKTLRIRYMLDWLDENREVRQTVQATLRKTLREATGPELFSATGLPRESAFFSELSERVVKHVLPPPLGQHDLSTLFTAMFPDESDAEWLLELDPKTLSRLWKLGADDGIAHGYRKQIDEAMLYLVTMVIAIGISPAFRQRLEPRMPLLATPFMALRRELENYLMTSERDEGALRSVRMLIAVCQAQTDKIYAHLDEYGVSVGLVYNVERMRAQLTRVARLLDLRNTSHVEEGSGQVQAVLVDLIIAHHRRSSVRELVNRSFSLLARKMVERNANHGEHYIASDRSEYRAMLKAALLGGFITAFTALAKVGITGLGLAHFFEGAFLSVNYAVSFLIITAIGGVLATKQPAVTAPALAAQMGELETVEGLRELLAKIAALLRSQAAAVFGNLLAVAPVIVALSFAFLFITGKPVMNADKAHAAIASLSFVGVTPLFAAFTGILLWLASLISGFADNWFALRRLKESIAHHRRMVHALGAARAQRWADWLEHNISGIVANVSLAILLGMVPVIAHFFGLPLDVRHVTLSTATLAAAVSTLGWEVMATPQFWLACVGIAAIGLLNVGVAFACALALALRARDVPKRVRRLVFRAMLRRFTLTPYIFFWPMQPEAAAPAAQLENPAEKDEEQAAARVRDE